A genome region from Solirubrobacter pauli includes the following:
- a CDS encoding PhzF family phenazine biosynthesis protein: protein MTAILSYAAFTETPDGGNPAGVVLDATGLQADDMLRIAADLGYSETAFVTAREDAPNEYDVRYFAPEAEVPFCGHATIATGVALAERDGTGTLVFHTKAGTVPVHTEGSSGNVTATLTSVVPHVEDLPSETLHGALNALRWIVEDLDADLPPKIAYAGARHLILAAATRERLAHLDYDFDALKALMLEHELITVDLVYREDATTFHARNPFPVGGVVEDPATGAAAAAFGNYLRETGAVTPPTTITIHQGVDMGRPSLLTVTIDEASRPEIRVSGRAVAM, encoded by the coding sequence ATGACCGCGATCTTGAGCTACGCCGCTTTCACCGAGACCCCCGACGGCGGGAACCCCGCCGGCGTCGTCCTGGACGCGACCGGCCTGCAGGCCGACGACATGCTCCGGATCGCGGCCGACCTCGGGTACAGCGAGACCGCGTTCGTGACCGCCCGCGAGGACGCCCCGAACGAGTACGACGTGCGCTACTTCGCGCCGGAGGCCGAGGTGCCGTTCTGCGGGCACGCGACGATCGCCACCGGCGTCGCGCTCGCCGAGCGCGACGGCACCGGCACGCTGGTCTTCCACACCAAGGCGGGCACCGTGCCCGTCCACACCGAGGGCTCCAGCGGCAACGTCACTGCGACGCTGACCAGCGTCGTGCCGCACGTCGAGGACCTCCCGAGCGAGACGCTGCACGGCGCGCTCAACGCGCTGCGCTGGATCGTCGAGGACCTCGACGCCGACCTGCCGCCGAAGATCGCCTACGCCGGCGCCCGCCACCTGATCCTCGCCGCCGCGACGCGTGAGCGCCTCGCGCACCTCGACTACGACTTCGACGCGCTCAAGGCGCTGATGCTCGAGCACGAGCTCATCACGGTCGACCTCGTCTACCGCGAGGACGCGACCACGTTCCACGCGCGCAACCCGTTCCCGGTCGGCGGCGTCGTCGAGGACCCGGCGACCGGCGCCGCGGCGGCCGCGTTCGGCAACTACCTGCGCGAGACCGGCGCGGTCACTCCGCCGACGACGATCACGATCCACCAGGGCGTCGACATGGGCCGCCCGTCGCTGCTGACCGTGACGATCGACGAGGCGAGCCGCCCCGAGATCCGCGTCAGCGGCCGGGCGGTGGCGATGTGA
- a CDS encoding phospholipase D-like domain-containing protein produces the protein MRALDRVDAAIGGGIEHAMIHHHMRRMRRHGQLDALAPATDGLWATQHAAPPRPGNAMEVLIDGANALPRMAEAIRGARRHVHVCSWHLEPDFDPGPRKSTPVRDLLADVAERVPVRVIVWAGAPVPVFQPRRAAVRAARERLVRGTKIQCQLDACTRLMHCHHEKLVIVDDELAFVGGIDLTTLAGDRYDSNDHPHKHEQIGWHDATALLRGPIVRDVAAHFAMRWEATADEALALPEDVPPAGDTTVQFTRTVPEGAYKVLPRGEFSVLETYVRALRSAQRLIYLENQFLWSPEIVHILEAKLRRPPSPDFRVVVLLPHKANNGQDDTRGMLGRLVEADGGRNQFLAATIMSRSGERSGPLYVHAKIGIVDDEWLAIGSANLNEHSLFNDTEVDVVTCDPDLARATRHTLWAEHLERDDASGDATTLVDEAWRPIANEQLERQRAGAPLTHHLVELPGVSRRSRRLLGPLDALVVDG, from the coding sequence ATGAGGGCACTCGATCGGGTCGACGCCGCCATCGGAGGCGGGATCGAGCACGCGATGATCCACCACCACATGCGGCGGATGCGGCGCCACGGTCAGCTGGACGCGCTCGCACCGGCCACGGACGGTCTGTGGGCGACGCAGCACGCCGCTCCGCCACGCCCCGGCAACGCGATGGAGGTGCTGATCGACGGCGCCAACGCGCTCCCGCGCATGGCCGAGGCGATCCGCGGCGCGCGCCGCCACGTGCACGTGTGCTCGTGGCACCTGGAGCCCGACTTCGACCCAGGCCCGCGCAAGTCCACGCCGGTGAGGGACCTGCTGGCCGACGTCGCCGAGCGCGTGCCCGTGCGCGTCATCGTGTGGGCGGGCGCGCCGGTGCCGGTCTTCCAGCCCCGCCGCGCGGCGGTGCGCGCCGCGCGTGAGCGGCTCGTGCGCGGCACGAAGATCCAGTGCCAGCTCGACGCGTGCACGCGGCTGATGCACTGCCACCACGAGAAGCTCGTGATCGTCGACGACGAGCTCGCGTTCGTCGGCGGCATCGACCTCACCACGCTCGCCGGCGACCGCTACGACTCCAACGACCATCCGCACAAGCACGAGCAGATCGGCTGGCACGACGCGACCGCGCTGCTCCGCGGCCCGATCGTGCGCGACGTCGCCGCGCACTTCGCGATGCGCTGGGAGGCGACCGCGGACGAGGCGCTCGCGTTGCCCGAGGACGTGCCGCCCGCCGGCGACACCACCGTCCAGTTCACCCGCACCGTGCCCGAGGGCGCCTACAAGGTCCTGCCGCGCGGCGAGTTCTCCGTGCTCGAGACGTACGTGCGCGCGTTGCGCAGCGCGCAGCGGCTGATCTACCTCGAGAACCAGTTCCTGTGGTCCCCCGAGATCGTCCACATCCTCGAGGCCAAGCTCCGCCGGCCGCCGTCTCCGGACTTCCGCGTCGTCGTGCTGCTGCCGCACAAGGCCAACAACGGCCAGGACGACACGCGCGGCATGCTCGGCCGGCTCGTGGAGGCCGACGGCGGGCGCAACCAGTTCCTGGCGGCGACGATCATGTCGCGCTCGGGCGAGCGGTCGGGTCCGCTCTACGTGCACGCGAAGATCGGCATCGTCGACGACGAGTGGCTCGCGATCGGCTCGGCCAACCTCAACGAGCACTCGCTGTTCAACGACACCGAGGTCGACGTCGTCACGTGCGACCCCGACCTCGCCCGCGCCACCCGGCACACGCTGTGGGCCGAGCACCTCGAGCGCGACGACGCCTCCGGCGACGCCACGACCCTCGTCGACGAGGCGTGGCGCCCGATCGCGAACGAGCAGCTCGAGCGCCAGCGCGCGGGCGCGCCGCTCACCCACCACCTCGTCGAGCTGCCGGGCGTCTCGCGCCGCTCCCGGCGCCTGCTCGGCCCGCTCGACGCGCTGGTGGTCGACGGCTGA
- the purU gene encoding formyltetrahydrofolate deformylase yields the protein MNGRLLIHCHDRHGIVAAVAGFLAASGANIISSDQHSTDPEGGEFFMRMEFNFESGDLESLGRAFSQEVAERFDMRWRLTDGTAPKRMAVLVSKEDHCLVDLLWRHRRGDLNATIPLVASNHPDWANDVAGFGIAYHHVPFPNEPELIELLRGSCDLVVLARYMRILSGDFLAQVGVPIINIHHSFLPAFAGANPYQRAYERGVKIIGATAHYVTEELDAGPIIEQDVARVTHREPAETMVALGRDIERTVLARAVKAHLDDRVLVYGNRTVVF from the coding sequence GTGAACGGCCGGCTGCTCATCCACTGCCACGACCGGCACGGCATCGTCGCCGCCGTCGCGGGCTTCCTCGCGGCGTCCGGGGCGAACATCATCAGCTCCGACCAGCACTCGACCGACCCCGAGGGCGGCGAGTTCTTCATGCGCATGGAGTTCAACTTCGAGTCCGGCGACCTCGAGTCGCTGGGCCGCGCGTTCTCGCAGGAGGTGGCGGAGCGCTTCGACATGCGCTGGCGCCTGACGGACGGCACCGCCCCGAAGCGCATGGCCGTGCTCGTCTCCAAGGAGGACCACTGCCTGGTCGACCTGCTGTGGCGCCACCGGCGCGGGGACCTGAACGCCACGATCCCGCTCGTCGCGTCCAACCACCCGGACTGGGCCAACGACGTCGCCGGCTTCGGCATCGCCTACCACCACGTGCCGTTCCCGAACGAGCCGGAGCTGATCGAGCTGCTGCGCGGGAGCTGCGACCTCGTCGTGCTCGCCCGCTACATGCGCATCCTCTCCGGGGACTTCCTCGCGCAGGTCGGGGTGCCGATCATCAACATCCACCACTCCTTCCTGCCGGCCTTCGCGGGCGCGAACCCGTACCAGCGCGCCTACGAGCGCGGCGTGAAGATCATCGGCGCCACCGCCCACTACGTGACCGAGGAGCTCGACGCCGGCCCGATCATCGAGCAGGACGTCGCCCGCGTCACGCACCGCGAGCCCGCGGAGACGATGGTCGCCCTCGGCCGTGACATCGAGCGCACCGTGCTCGCCCGCGCCGTCAAGGCCCACCTGGACGACCGAGTGCTCGTCTACGGCAACCGCACCGTCGTCTTCTAG
- the hpf gene encoding ribosome hibernation-promoting factor, HPF/YfiA family: protein MQIEVKGRNLQVTDEIREYAEQRFAKTAKQVSELAELDLEVADENVPGDPIAAEVVLRLKGTELRAKEVSKDPKHAINLVADNLERQVKRHRDKRRGRRESRAAADVARTTPATFEEAPGSL, encoded by the coding sequence ATGCAAATCGAGGTTAAGGGACGCAACCTTCAGGTCACCGACGAGATCAGGGAGTACGCCGAGCAGCGGTTCGCGAAGACCGCCAAGCAGGTGTCCGAACTGGCCGAGTTGGATCTCGAGGTGGCCGACGAGAACGTCCCGGGCGACCCGATAGCGGCGGAGGTCGTGCTCAGGCTCAAGGGCACGGAGCTGCGGGCGAAAGAGGTCTCGAAGGACCCGAAGCACGCGATCAACCTCGTCGCGGACAACTTGGAGCGCCAGGTCAAGCGCCACCGTGACAAACGGCGTGGCCGGCGCGAGTCGAGGGCCGCGGCGGACGTCGCGCGCACCACCCCGGCGACGTTCGAAGAAGCGCCCGGCAGCCTGTAA
- a CDS encoding EAL and HDOD domain-containing protein has protein sequence MPADPASGRSGPQEVAVVRHPIADARNIVVGYELRFGGSIDLGDPAMDAKATSALLVEAFGDIGLETLAGRHPAWVTIARNFLVEIGPPPVRPDRAVLQIKAYHAREDLLQILQRLSRSGYTIALDEWEGDLGANVEELMSLCSIVRVDVSRIPAAELPRVLRVPKMQGALLVATEVGDHAAFLRCQELGFTYFQGEYFAQPRTFKHRGVATAGLGSLRRLNKLTSGDISFEDLERIISSDVGLSLKLLRYVNSAFFSLPRNVSSVHEALSLLGVRTVRRWATVMVLASIPDVPDELVSLGLRRAHMCEILVGHTTTEEREMMFTIGLFSVADALLDMPMADVLESLPFTEELQAALLRREGPKGELLAAVTAYERGEFPTLPTSDTRPTLAGAYRAALEWADETGRAIA, from the coding sequence GTGCCAGCCGATCCCGCTTCTGGCCGGTCAGGCCCCCAGGAAGTAGCGGTCGTCCGTCATCCGATCGCCGATGCCCGCAACATCGTCGTCGGCTACGAGCTGCGCTTCGGCGGGTCGATCGACCTCGGCGACCCGGCGATGGACGCGAAGGCCACCTCCGCCCTGCTGGTCGAGGCGTTCGGGGACATCGGGCTCGAGACGCTCGCCGGCCGCCACCCCGCCTGGGTGACGATCGCGCGCAACTTCCTCGTGGAGATCGGCCCGCCGCCGGTCCGCCCCGACCGCGCGGTCCTGCAGATCAAGGCCTACCACGCCCGCGAGGACCTGCTCCAGATCCTGCAGCGGCTGTCGCGCTCGGGGTACACGATCGCCCTGGACGAGTGGGAGGGCGACCTCGGCGCCAACGTCGAAGAGCTGATGTCGCTGTGCTCGATCGTGCGCGTCGACGTGTCGCGGATCCCGGCCGCCGAGCTGCCGCGCGTGCTGCGCGTGCCGAAGATGCAGGGCGCGCTGCTCGTGGCCACCGAGGTCGGCGACCACGCCGCCTTCCTGCGCTGCCAGGAGCTCGGCTTCACCTACTTCCAGGGCGAGTACTTCGCCCAGCCCCGCACCTTCAAGCACCGCGGCGTCGCCACCGCCGGCCTCGGCTCCCTGCGCCGCCTGAACAAGCTCACCAGCGGCGACATCTCCTTCGAGGACCTCGAGCGGATCATCTCCTCCGACGTCGGCCTGTCCCTGAAGCTGCTCCGCTACGTCAACAGCGCCTTCTTCTCGCTGCCCCGCAACGTGTCGTCGGTGCACGAGGCGCTGTCGCTCCTCGGCGTGCGCACCGTCCGCCGCTGGGCGACCGTCATGGTCCTCGCCTCGATCCCCGACGTGCCCGACGAGCTCGTCTCCCTCGGCCTCCGCCGCGCCCACATGTGCGAGATCCTCGTCGGCCACACCACCACCGAGGAGCGCGAGATGATGTTCACCATCGGCCTCTTCTCGGTGGCCGACGCGCTGCTCGACATGCCGATGGCCGACGTCCTCGAGTCCCTCCCCTTCACCGAAGAGCTCCAGGCCGCCCTCCTCCGCCGCGAAGGCCCGAAGGGCGAGCTCCTCGCCGCCGTCACCGCCTACGAGCGCGGTGAGTTCCCGACGCTGCCGACCAGCGACACCCGGCCCACGCTAGCCGGTGCCTACCGCGCGGCGCTCGAGTGGGCGGACGAGACGGGGCGCGCGATCGCGTAG
- a CDS encoding CDP-alcohol phosphatidyltransferase family protein: MEERETTFLLARPERWLLRAIAKRLPGCVRPDHLTVLALAAAVAFAVAAATGHFWTAAALLVVHWFGDSLDGTLARVRKAERPRYGYYVDHLADAAATALVGLGLGLSASMHLTAGLVLVVAYLALSINSYLETHAFGRFSLGYGRLGPTEARIALIALLSVVALGVEVSWLGLTLLDLVALGGAAVMLLALLARACSNLRVLAAREPYRGAAP, encoded by the coding sequence ATGGAAGAGCGCGAGACGACATTCCTCCTGGCCCGGCCGGAGCGGTGGCTGCTGCGGGCGATCGCGAAGCGGCTGCCCGGCTGCGTGCGGCCGGACCACCTGACGGTGCTGGCGCTGGCCGCGGCGGTCGCGTTCGCGGTGGCGGCGGCGACCGGGCACTTCTGGACGGCAGCGGCGCTGCTGGTCGTGCACTGGTTCGGCGACTCGTTGGACGGGACGCTCGCGCGGGTCCGGAAGGCGGAGCGGCCGCGCTACGGCTACTACGTCGACCACCTGGCGGACGCCGCGGCGACCGCGCTCGTCGGCCTCGGCCTCGGGCTGTCGGCGTCGATGCACCTGACGGCCGGGCTCGTGCTCGTGGTCGCCTACCTGGCGCTGTCGATCAACTCGTACCTGGAGACGCACGCGTTCGGACGCTTCTCGCTCGGGTACGGCCGGCTCGGGCCGACCGAGGCGCGGATCGCGCTGATCGCGCTGCTCTCGGTGGTGGCGCTCGGCGTCGAGGTGTCGTGGCTCGGGCTCACGCTGCTCGACCTCGTCGCGCTGGGCGGTGCGGCCGTGATGCTGCTCGCGCTGCTCGCGCGGGCGTGCTCGAACCTGCGGGTGCTCGCGGCGCGCGAGCCCTACCGGGGCGCGGCGCCGTAG
- the secA gene encoding preprotein translocase subunit SecA has product MSILERALRLGEAKQFKAYQKRVERINEWEAEIELLEDDEIKEQFAELRERVQEEGLSLDEALPEAFALTREVGKRRMNMRHFDVQLIGGMVLHDGSIAEMRTGEGKTLTGTLAVTLNALSGKGVHVVTVNDYLASRDANWMRPIYEGLGLTIGILQNNQPYEEKRAAYAADITYGTNSEFGFDYLRDNMATTLEEKVQHGGRISEDGKPVAMHNFAIVDEVDNILIDEARTPLIISGAPEQAADLYERFSKLAPMMEPGKKPEGMDPRAKKEFTADYDYEFDEKHKTVSVTERGVEKAERFLGIDHLYRAENGTLVNHLHQALKAESLYKKDVDYAVVDGEVKIIDEFTGRILDGRRWSEGLHQAVEAKEGVRVREENQTLATVTLQNYFRMYNKLAGMSGTALTEATELNKIYKVGVVEIPTNRPMIRKDQNDQIYKTQEGKWRAVTREIQARHDAGQPVLVGTISVEVSELLSARLRKVGVPHTVLNAKPEFAQREGETIAEAGRPGAVTIATNMAGRGVDIKLGGNPEHLTQIELNKLGLKPGDPDYQDRFNDILPKMEERVEADKAAVEEAGGLYILGTERHESRRIDNQLRGRAGRQGDPGESRFFLSAQDDLVRLFAGDRIYKILDRLGPKGDDGEEEPIEAKMLTKQIEGAQRKVEEQNYLIRKRVLEYDDVMNQQREVVYKYRDEVLEGRDMSEVAREQIEAVIGRLVDEYTPGDFVDDWDLDELWVQLEQIYHVDFAAEEIDRSQTDRDQLKRLLVDDAMSLYDEREEELGDELMRALERYLVLQIIDQRWREHLYDMDYLREGIHLRGFAQIEPLVAYKNEAFVLFEDLMNSIWSDFARMIYNVQVEVQGTNGDGAPIPDPAAPAQEFAPPPQMTSGMGALAYSGGTAADQPTAYGQPGEPPAEEAPPVVAQRRVDEHETIGRNDPCWCGSGKKYKKCHGA; this is encoded by the coding sequence ATGTCCATCCTCGAGCGCGCCCTCCGGCTGGGCGAAGCGAAGCAGTTCAAGGCCTACCAGAAGCGCGTCGAGCGCATCAACGAGTGGGAAGCCGAGATCGAGCTCCTCGAGGACGACGAGATCAAGGAGCAGTTCGCCGAGCTCCGCGAGCGCGTCCAGGAGGAAGGCCTCTCGCTCGACGAGGCGCTCCCCGAGGCGTTCGCGCTCACGCGTGAAGTGGGCAAGCGCCGCATGAACATGCGGCACTTCGACGTCCAGCTGATCGGCGGCATGGTGCTGCACGACGGCTCGATCGCCGAGATGCGCACCGGCGAGGGCAAGACCCTCACGGGCACGCTCGCCGTCACGCTCAACGCGCTCAGCGGCAAGGGCGTGCACGTCGTCACGGTCAACGACTACCTCGCCAGCCGTGACGCCAACTGGATGCGGCCGATCTACGAAGGCCTCGGCCTGACCATCGGCATCCTCCAGAACAACCAGCCCTACGAGGAGAAGCGCGCGGCCTACGCCGCCGACATCACGTACGGCACGAACTCCGAGTTCGGCTTCGACTACCTGCGCGACAACATGGCCACCACGCTGGAGGAGAAGGTCCAGCACGGCGGCCGCATCAGCGAGGACGGCAAGCCCGTCGCGATGCACAACTTCGCGATCGTCGACGAGGTCGACAACATCCTCATCGACGAGGCGCGCACGCCGCTGATCATCTCCGGCGCGCCCGAGCAGGCCGCCGATCTCTACGAGCGCTTCTCCAAGCTCGCGCCGATGATGGAGCCGGGCAAGAAGCCCGAGGGCATGGACCCGCGCGCGAAGAAGGAGTTCACGGCGGACTACGACTACGAGTTCGACGAGAAGCACAAGACGGTCTCGGTCACCGAGCGCGGCGTCGAGAAGGCCGAGCGGTTCCTCGGCATCGACCACCTGTACCGCGCCGAGAACGGCACGCTGGTCAACCACCTGCACCAGGCGCTGAAGGCCGAGTCGCTCTACAAGAAGGACGTCGACTACGCCGTCGTGGACGGCGAGGTCAAGATCATCGACGAGTTCACCGGCCGGATCCTGGACGGCCGCCGCTGGTCGGAGGGCCTGCACCAGGCCGTCGAGGCCAAGGAGGGCGTCCGCGTCCGCGAGGAGAACCAGACGCTCGCGACGGTCACGCTCCAGAACTACTTCCGCATGTACAACAAGCTCGCGGGCATGTCGGGCACGGCCCTGACCGAGGCCACCGAGCTGAACAAGATCTACAAGGTCGGCGTCGTGGAGATCCCCACGAACCGCCCGATGATCCGCAAGGATCAGAACGACCAGATCTACAAGACCCAAGAGGGCAAGTGGCGCGCGGTCACGCGCGAGATCCAGGCCCGCCACGACGCCGGCCAGCCCGTCCTCGTGGGCACGATCTCGGTCGAGGTCTCCGAGCTGCTGTCCGCCCGCCTGCGCAAGGTCGGCGTGCCGCACACGGTGCTCAACGCCAAGCCCGAGTTCGCCCAGCGCGAGGGTGAGACGATCGCGGAGGCCGGCCGCCCCGGCGCCGTCACGATCGCCACCAACATGGCCGGCCGCGGCGTGGACATCAAGCTCGGCGGCAACCCCGAGCACCTGACGCAGATCGAGCTCAACAAGCTCGGCCTCAAGCCCGGCGACCCCGACTACCAGGACCGCTTCAACGACATCCTCCCGAAGATGGAGGAGCGCGTCGAGGCCGACAAGGCCGCGGTCGAGGAGGCCGGCGGCCTCTACATCCTCGGCACCGAGCGTCACGAGTCCCGCCGGATCGACAACCAGCTCCGTGGCCGCGCCGGCCGCCAGGGCGACCCTGGCGAGTCGCGCTTCTTCCTGTCCGCCCAGGACGACCTGGTCCGCCTGTTCGCCGGCGACCGGATCTACAAGATCCTGGACCGCCTCGGCCCGAAGGGCGACGACGGCGAGGAAGAGCCGATCGAGGCGAAGATGCTCACGAAGCAGATCGAGGGCGCCCAGCGCAAGGTCGAGGAGCAGAACTACCTCATCCGCAAGCGCGTCCTCGAGTACGACGACGTCATGAACCAGCAGCGCGAGGTCGTGTACAAGTACCGCGACGAGGTGCTCGAAGGCCGCGACATGTCGGAGGTCGCGCGCGAGCAGATCGAGGCCGTCATCGGCCGCCTGGTCGACGAGTACACGCCCGGCGACTTCGTGGACGACTGGGACCTGGACGAGCTCTGGGTCCAGCTCGAGCAGATCTACCACGTGGACTTCGCGGCCGAGGAGATCGACCGCTCGCAGACCGATCGCGACCAGCTCAAGCGCCTGCTCGTGGACGACGCGATGAGCCTCTACGACGAGCGCGAGGAGGAGCTCGGCGACGAGCTCATGCGCGCGCTCGAGCGCTACCTCGTGCTGCAGATCATCGACCAGCGCTGGCGCGAGCACCTGTACGACATGGACTACCTGCGCGAGGGCATCCACCTCCGCGGGTTCGCGCAGATCGAGCCGCTGGTGGCCTACAAGAACGAGGCCTTCGTCCTGTTCGAGGACCTGATGAACTCGATCTGGTCCGACTTCGCGCGGATGATCTACAACGTCCAGGTCGAGGTGCAGGGCACGAACGGCGACGGCGCCCCGATCCCGGACCCGGCCGCTCCGGCGCAGGAGTTCGCCCCGCCGCCGCAGATGACGAGCGGCATGGGCGCGCTCGCCTACTCGGGCGGCACCGCCGCCGATCAGCCGACCGCCTACGGCCAGCCGGGCGAGCCGCCCGCCGAGGAGGCGCCGCCGGTCGTCGCCCAGCGCCGCGTGGACGAGCACGAGACGATCGGCCGCAACGACCCGTGCTGGTGCGGGTCGGGCAAGAAGTACAAGAAGTGCCACGGCGCCTAG
- a CDS encoding ComF family protein, with the protein MRVLAELVAAIAPPACVACRRPLARADDRLCRACTVALPWLRPGCERCGLPRHRGAGCPAATAAFPRAWAPLAYQGVTRRLVAALKFHAALPVADLMAAHLAANLPAALRDPAAVLVPVPAQRARRRARGFDPASVLTDALGRRVERPVVRCLVREDRAGRQVGTGRASRRAAGRISVRVRGDPPPIAILVDDVHTTGATLDACARALTEAGGGVLAVVSYARTL; encoded by the coding sequence GTGCGCGTTCTCGCTGAGCTGGTCGCGGCGATCGCGCCGCCCGCGTGCGTGGCGTGCCGTCGGCCGCTCGCGCGGGCGGACGACCGGCTGTGCCGTGCGTGCACGGTCGCGTTGCCGTGGTTGCGGCCCGGCTGCGAGCGCTGTGGCCTGCCGCGTCACCGTGGCGCCGGCTGCCCGGCCGCGACGGCCGCGTTCCCGCGTGCGTGGGCGCCGCTCGCGTACCAGGGCGTCACGCGCCGGCTCGTCGCGGCGTTGAAGTTCCATGCCGCGCTGCCGGTGGCGGACCTCATGGCGGCGCACCTGGCCGCGAACCTGCCGGCGGCGCTCCGTGATCCCGCCGCGGTGCTGGTCCCCGTCCCCGCCCAGCGCGCCCGTCGCCGGGCGCGCGGCTTCGACCCCGCGAGCGTGCTGACCGACGCGCTCGGCCGTCGCGTCGAACGCCCCGTCGTCCGCTGCCTCGTGCGCGAGGACCGCGCGGGCCGCCAGGTCGGCACCGGCCGCGCGTCCCGTCGCGCGGCCGGCCGGATCTCCGTGCGCGTGCGCGGCGATCCGCCGCCGATCGCGATCCTCGTCGACGACGTCCACACGACGGGCGCGACGCTGGACGCGTGCGCGCGGGCGCTCACCGAGGCGGGCGGGGGCGTGCTGGCGGTGGTGTCGTACGCGCGGACGTTGTGA
- a CDS encoding cytochrome c oxidase assembly protein — protein sequence MFVPTLLGAAEPVDAGWNFAPIILVALIAYVWVYVARWRTSRREGGARAAGYGRLALWLLGIALLAVALLSPVDRLGEQFATFHMVQHLILADLVPICLTVALTKHILRPVTRRIHWLERKAGPFGHPAFGVVAYAASMWIWHIPVMYEAALEHSFIHTLEHLSFAAAGALYWWHLLSPIRSRMRLGGLGPVLYMASTKIAVGFLGIMLGFAPNVLYDYYANEGTRWGLSAIDDQHIAGVLMALEQSLVMGVALAYLFIRMLSEADEADEREERYGAAPR from the coding sequence GTGTTTGTGCCGACTTTGCTGGGCGCTGCGGAGCCCGTCGACGCGGGGTGGAACTTCGCGCCGATCATCCTCGTGGCGCTGATCGCGTACGTGTGGGTCTATGTGGCCCGTTGGCGGACGTCGCGCAGGGAAGGCGGGGCGCGCGCGGCGGGCTACGGGCGGCTGGCGTTGTGGCTGCTCGGGATCGCGCTGCTCGCGGTCGCGCTGCTGTCGCCGGTGGACCGGCTGGGCGAGCAGTTCGCGACGTTCCACATGGTCCAGCACCTGATCCTCGCGGACCTGGTGCCGATCTGCCTGACGGTGGCGCTGACCAAGCACATCCTGCGGCCGGTGACGCGCCGGATCCACTGGCTGGAGCGGAAGGCCGGGCCGTTCGGGCATCCGGCGTTCGGCGTGGTCGCGTACGCGGCGTCGATGTGGATCTGGCACATCCCGGTGATGTACGAGGCGGCGCTCGAGCACAGCTTCATCCACACGCTCGAGCACCTGAGCTTCGCCGCGGCGGGCGCGCTGTACTGGTGGCACCTGCTGTCGCCGATCCGCAGCCGCATGCGGCTCGGCGGGCTCGGTCCCGTGCTGTACATGGCCAGCACGAAGATCGCGGTCGGCTTCCTCGGGATCATGCTCGGCTTCGCGCCGAACGTCCTCTACGACTACTACGCCAACGAGGGCACGCGGTGGGGCCTGAGCGCCATCGACGACCAGCACATCGCGGGCGTCCTGATGGCGCTGGAGCAGTCGCTGGTGATGGGCGTCGCGCTCGCCTACCTGTTCATCCGCATGCTCTCGGAGGCGGACGAGGCCGACGAGCGCGAGGAGCGCTACGGCGCCGCGCCCCGGTAG